Genomic window (Wenzhouxiangella marina):
GACCAGGGCGGCGGCCGACACCGGCCAGCGGTGGCGGCGGATGAACTTGCCCGCCCGGTAGCGCAGGGAGGGTGGCTGGGCCAGCACCGGCTCGTCGTCCAGGTAACGCCGCAGGTCGTCGGCCAGTTCGCTGGCGCTGCCGTAGCGGCGCTCACGATCCTTGGCCAGGGCCTTGAGCAGCACCGAGTCCAGATCGCCCTTCAGGCGCGAGCGCCAGTTCAGCGTCCCTTCATCCAGGGTCGCCGAGCGGACCCGGCTGGGGCGGGGCGTGTCGGCCTCGCGAATGGTCCGGCACATCGCCTCGATGCCGAGCTTGCGAAGCTCGGCGCCCGTATGCGGTAGCTCGCCGACCAGCAATTCGTAAAGCACCAGGCCCAAGGCGTAGACATCGGAGCGAGTGTCGATGTCGATCTCGCCCAGGCTGGCCTGTTCGGGGCTCATGTACTCGGGCGTGCCGACGAGTTCGCCCAGGCGAGTGACCTGGCTGCGCTCGTCCTCGCCGAGGTCGAGCTGGCGCGCGATGCCGAAGTCGATCACCTTGACCTGAGGGCCTTCCGGCGTGTCGACCACGAGCAGGTTGGAGGGCTTGAGATCGCGATGGATCAGGCCCTTGCGGTGGGCGTGCTGGATCGCGTCACAGACCGGCAGCAGCAGGCGTATGCGGGCCTTCAGGTCGAGGCCCTGTTCCGTGGCCCAGCGGGTGATCGGCTGGCCGTCGATGTACTCCATCGCGAACCAGGGCCGGCCATCGTCCGTGCTGCCCGCGTCGAGGACGCGGGCGATGTTCGGGTGCTCGAGGATGGCCAGGGCCTGGCGCTCGGCGCGGAATCGTGCTCGGGCTTCGTCGCTGTCGAAACCGTGGCGGAGCAGTTTGAGGGCCACCTGGCGCCGCACCGGCTCACGCTGTTCGGCGAGATAGACCCGGCCCATGCCGCCTTCCCCCAGCTTGGCACCCAGGCAATAGGGACCGATCCGTTCCGGGTCCTGCTGCCGGTCCAGCGCGGCCGCCAGGCCGCCTTCGCTGGCCATGCGGTCCAGGGCCTGCTCGTCTCGAAGCAGGGTGTTCGGGGCTTCGAGCAGACCGAGCAGTTCATCGTGCAGGGCCGGATTCTCGGCCTGGATCTGCGCAAGACGCTCAGCCCTTGCTTCCGGTGTTGCGGCTTCGAGCTCGTGGAACAGGGCTTCGAGTTGCTGGAAGTGCTCCGATGAGGTCATGGGATCGGTCGGCGTCCGGGGCGCGAAGGGTCGATGGGGCCATGGTGGTCGATGAAGTCCTTCCAAGTCCACCATGGCTGCATGTGGGTTCGAAATGGCCTTCTCTACGGGATAGACGCAATTCATCGCGCCAGTCCCTCACGGGGCATGGCGCTGTTCATTCCCCGGCCGCCTGGGTTATGTTGTGAAGCGCTTGATAAAACATGAGCGAAAACTAATATAATGTCGGTATTCTGACTGGAGCGATCTGATGAAACGGATGGGGAATCGCGGGACGGATCTGGCTCGCCGCGGGCTGCTGCTGGGTCTGGCATTGTGGCTGGTGGCGCCGGCGCAGGCGCAGGACTGGGTGGCCGTCGAACGGGCGCCCCTGGTCGAGCGGCTGCGGCTCGACGGCGTGATCGAGGCGGTCCAGCAGGCCACCATTTCCGCCCAGACCACGGGCACCATCGTCGAGCTGCCCTTCGACGTCAACGACGTGGTCGACGAAGGCGAGTTGATCGCGCGCCTCGAAGACAGCGAGCAGCGCTCGCGCCTGGATCAGGCCGAGGCCAATCGCCTCGAAGCCGAGTCCGGGGTGCAGGATGCCGAGCAGCAGTTCGAGCGGATCAGCAATCTCCGCGAGCGTGGAGTCGCGACGCAGGCGGAATTCGATCAGGCCCGCAACGCGCTCAATGCCGCCCGCGCTCGCCTGGTGCGAGCCGAAGCGGCCGTCGACGAGGCGCAGGAGCAGTTGGACTACACCCGCATCGTGGCGCCCTACAACGGCATCGTCACCGAGCGTCATGTCGAGCTGGGCGAGGCGGTGGCCCCGGGCACGCCCCTGCTCAGCGGCTTCTCACTGGAAGCGTTGCGAGTCGTGGTCTCGATCCCGCAGCAGTATGCCCAGCTAGCCCGACAGACGCGTCAGGCCGAGGTCTCCCTGAATGACGGGCGCGTGCTCGAGACCGGTGACATGACCTTCTTTCCCTACGCCGACCCGACCACGCACAGCTTCGTCGTGCGCATGAGTCTGGCCGAGCCCAATGGCACCCTGTTCCCGGGCATGCTCGTCCAGGTGCGGGTGCCCGTCGATGAGCGTGAAGCGCTGTGGATTCCGACCGAGAGTCTGGTGCGACGGGGTGAGTTGCGGGGCGCCTACGTGCTCGACGAGCAGAATCGCCGACGCCTGCGTCAGCTGCGCATCGGGGTGACCGAGAACGGTCGCGTCGAAGTGTTGTCGGGCCTGAGTGAGGGCGAGCGGGTGGTCGTGGATTCCGCGCCCGACGCCTTCGATGCGGAGTGGATGCAGTGAGCAGCGGGCAGCCCCATCTGGGCCCCTCGGGTCTGATCGCGCGCGTTTTCCAGGATTCGCGGATCACGCCCCTGCTGGCCATGCTCGCGCTCCTGGCCGGCCTGCTGGCCGTGATCGTCACGCCCAAGGAAGAAGAGCCCCAGATCGACGTCACCATGGCCGACGTCATCGTGGCTTTCCCGGGCGCCAGTGCGCGCGAGGTCGAAAGCCTGATCGCCACGCCGGGCGAGCAGGTGCTCGACGAGATCCAGGGCGTCGAGCACATCTATTCCGTCTCTCGCGCCGGCATGGCCGTGCTGACAATCCAGTTCGAGGTCGGCGTGCCGCGCCGCGATGCCCTGGTCCGTCTGCACAACCAGATCATGTCGAACCAGGACTGGTTCCCTGCCGATCTGGGGGTCTCACCTCCGGTCGTTCGCGCCAAGGGCATCGACGATGTGCCGATCCTGTCCCTGACCCTGTTCGATCCCGAAGCTCAGCAGAGTGCGGAGGACCTGACTCGTCTGGCGCGTGTGCTGGAGGTCGAGCTGAAGCGCATCGCCGGCACGCGTGATGTCTACACCATCGGGGCGGTGCCTGACCGGGTGGACGTGCACGTCGACCCCGGCCTGCTGGCCGGCTACAACCTCAGCCTGTCGGATCTGGCCGCGGCCATCCAGGCGGGCAATCGTCGTGGCAGCGAGGCGCGGATCACGCGCGATGGTCTGTCGGTGGCCTTCGAAGCCGGCTCGGGTCTGGAAGATGTCGTGACCCTGCGTCAGCTGGTCGTCGGTCATCATGACGGCAGCGCGGTGTACCTGGGTGACGTGGCCGAGGTCTCTCGCGGAGGCACGGTGCCCGACGCCATGGTCCAGACCGGTTTCGGTCCCGGCATCCCCGAATGGAACGGCGAGGTCTTTCCGGCCGTCACCGTGGCCGTGGCGAAGAAGCCCGGCGAGAACGCCGTGGTCATCGCCGAAGCGATCCACCAGCGTCTGGAACTGCTCCAGGGCCAGGTCATCCCCGACAACGTCGAAGTGCTGGTCAGTCGGGACTACGGACAGACGGCCGGCGCCAAGGCGCGCAAGCTGATCACCGACCTGGTCATGGCGACCCTTTCGGTCATGCTGCTGGTGCTGGCCGCGATGGGCTGGCGCCCGGCCCTGGTCGTCGGCATTTCCGTGGTCGTCACCCTGCTCGCCACCCTGGTCTTTTCCTGGGCCTGGGGCTTCACCCTCAACCGCGTGTCCCTGTTCGCCCTGATCTTCTCGATCGGCATTCTGGTCGACGACGCCATCGTCATCGTCGAGAACATCAGCCGCCGCATCGAGGTCTCGCGCCGTAGCCTGAAGGACATCATTCCGGTGGCCGTGGACGAGGTCGGCACGCCGACCATCATGGCCACCCTGACCGTGATGGCGGCGCTGCTGCCGATGGCCTTCGTCACCGGCCTGATGGGCCCGTACATGAGCCCGATCCCGATCAATGCCTCGGCCGGCATGATGATGTCCCAGGTGGTGGCCTTCGTGCTGGCGCCCTGGCTGGCCCTGCGCCTGATTCGCCCGGGCCATGCAGCCGCGAATTCGGATGGGTCCGAGGTCGGACATGAAAGCTCCGCCGAAGGCGTCAACCAGAAGGTGCTGGACTTCTTCCGCAAGCTGCTCTCGCCGTTTCTGGGCGAGCATCGCGCGCGGCGCTGGTGGCTGACGGCCGGCGTGCTGGGCCTGACCCTGGCGGCGGCGCTGCTGCCCGTGTTCCAGCTGGTCATCCTCAAGATGCTGCCCTTCGACGACAAGTCGGAGCTGCAGGTCGTCATCGACATGCCCGAGAACACGCCGGTGGAACAGACCCTGCGATTGCTCAGCGAGATGGGGCAGTACCTTGAAGGAATTGATGAAGTGGCCAACTGGCAGGCCTATGCCGGCACGGCCTCGCCGATCAACTTCAATGGCCTGGTCCGTCAGTACTACCTGCGCGCCGACCCCTGGCAGGGGGATCTGCAGGTCAATCTGATCGATGACCGCGACCGCCAGTCGCACGAGATCGCGCTGGAGCTGCGCCCGCCGCTGACCGAGATCGGGCGCCGCCATGGCGCCGTGGTCAAGGTGGTCGAGGTGCCGCCGGGTCCGCCCGTGCTCTCGCCCCTGGTGGCCGAGGTCTACGGCCCGGATGCGGCCAGCCGCGCGGCTCTGGCCGAGGAGCTGGCTCAGCGCATGCGGGGCATCGATGGTCTGGTCGACATCGACACCACCGAAGTGGCCGAGACCGAACGCTGGCAGCTGATCGTCGACCGGACCCGTGCCGCCCGGCTTGGCGTCGCGCAGTCCGACGTGGTCGCCGTCCTCGAGACGGCCCTGGGACAGCGCAACGTCAGCTACTTGAGTGATGAATTCGCCAAGCACGCCGTGCCGATCCGCGTCCTCCTCGACGAAGGTCAGCGAGCGCAGCCGGCCTCGCTGTTGTCACTGGGCGTGCGCAATCGGGACGGTGAGCTCATTCGCCTGGCCGATCTGGCGAGCATCGAGTCCAGCGACTGGCCTGGCGTGATCTACCACAAGAACCTGCTGCCGGTGACCTATGTGACCGCCGACATGGCCGGCGATATCGACTCGCCGCTGTACGGCATGTTCGCGATGGCGGCCGATCTGGCCGACGACGAGAACGCCCCCGAGCAGTACTACATCAATGCACCCGACTGGCCGGCGGAACCGGCCCTGAAGTGGGACGGGGAGTGGCAGATCACCTACGAGACCTTCCGGGACATGGGCCTGGCCTATGCGGTCGGCGTGTTCGCGATCTTCTTCCTGCTCGTGGCCCAGTTCCGCGCCTACATCATGCCGCTGATCGTGATGGCGCCGATCGCCCTGACCCTGATCGGGATCATGCCGGGCCACGCCATCCTCGGCATGGAGTTCACGGCGACGAGCATGATCGGCATGATCGCCCTGGCCGGCATCATCGTGCGGAACTCCATCCTGCTCGTGGTCTTCATCCGGCAGCTCCTCGAAGAAGGGCAGCCCCTGGAAGAAGCCGTGATCCTGGCCGGTGCCGTTCGCCTGAAGCCGATCGCCCTGACGGCCATCTCGGCCATGGTCGGTGCGGCCTTCATCCTGACCGACCCGATCTTCAACGGCCTGGCGATCTCCCTGATCTTCGGCCTGGCCGTCTCGACGGTGATGACCGTGCTGCTGATCCCGCTGCTGTACTACGTCTTCATCGGCGAATCGGAAGTGCGGCGGGCTCGCGCGGAAGCTTGATGGTTGTTTGAGCCCGGCTCGGCCGGGCTCAGCGCCCCTTGAGCAGCATCACCAGGCCGATCACGCCGGCGACGGCGCCGGAGATGGTGTAGATCAGGGTCGTGTCCGTGAAGCGGCCGGTCAGCGCGCGGCTGAACTGGTCATCGAGGCCCTGCGAGCTTTCGTAGCCGAAGTACAGCAGCACGGCGCCGCCGATCAACAGGGCCAGTCCGATCAGTTTCTTCTGTTTCATGATGTTCTCCTGAAGGACTCAGAGCCTGGTGGCGGCGAAGGTGTCGCAGCGCTGGAAGTCGCCGCTGTCGAAGCCGGTGCGGAACCAGCGCACGCGCTGCTCCGAGGTGCCGTGGGTGAAGGAGTCCGGCACGACGCTGCCGCGGGACTGGCGCTGCAGGCGGTCGTCGCCGATCGCTGCGGCCGTGTTCAGGGCCTCCTCGATGTCCCCGGGTTCCAGCCAGTCGTGGCGCTGCTGGGCGTGGTGCGCCCAGACGCCGGAGAAGCAGTCGGCCTGAAGCTCCTGACGAACCAGCAGGCCGCCATCGCCCTCGACATTCTGACCGCGCCGGCGCGCATCGTTGACGCGCTGGCTGACGCCGATCAGGGTCTGGATGTGGTGGCCGACCTCGTGGGCGATCACGTAGGCCTCGGCGAAATCACCGCCGCCCCCCAGGCGCGTGCGCATCTGCTCGAAGAAGCCCAGGTCGATGTAGACCTGACGGTCGCCGGGGCAGTAGAAGGGACCCACGGCCGAACTGGCCGTACCGCAGGCGGATCGAACCTGGTCGCTGAAGAGCACCAGGCGGGCCGGCTCGTAGCGCTGCCCTTGCTGGCGGAACAGCTCGGTCCAGACGTCCTCGGTTTCACCGAGAATGCTGGCCACGAAGCGCGAGGCCTCGTCGTCGATCGGCTGCGACGGTGCCGAGCTCGTCTGGCTCGCCGTGCCGGCGGTGAACTGCTGGACCAGGCCCAGCATCTCCATCGGGTTCTTGCCCAGCACCAGGCTGATCACCACGACGATGGCAATCCCGCCCAGGCCCAGACCACCGCCGGCGGCCAGTCGCCGGCCACGCCGGTCCTC
Coding sequences:
- a CDS encoding DUF3185 family protein, encoding MKQKKLIGLALLIGGAVLLYFGYESSQGLDDQFSRALTGRFTDTTLIYTISGAVAGVIGLVMLLKGR
- a CDS encoding efflux RND transporter permease subunit → MSSGQPHLGPSGLIARVFQDSRITPLLAMLALLAGLLAVIVTPKEEEPQIDVTMADVIVAFPGASAREVESLIATPGEQVLDEIQGVEHIYSVSRAGMAVLTIQFEVGVPRRDALVRLHNQIMSNQDWFPADLGVSPPVVRAKGIDDVPILSLTLFDPEAQQSAEDLTRLARVLEVELKRIAGTRDVYTIGAVPDRVDVHVDPGLLAGYNLSLSDLAAAIQAGNRRGSEARITRDGLSVAFEAGSGLEDVVTLRQLVVGHHDGSAVYLGDVAEVSRGGTVPDAMVQTGFGPGIPEWNGEVFPAVTVAVAKKPGENAVVIAEAIHQRLELLQGQVIPDNVEVLVSRDYGQTAGAKARKLITDLVMATLSVMLLVLAAMGWRPALVVGISVVVTLLATLVFSWAWGFTLNRVSLFALIFSIGILVDDAIVIVENISRRIEVSRRSLKDIIPVAVDEVGTPTIMATLTVMAALLPMAFVTGLMGPYMSPIPINASAGMMMSQVVAFVLAPWLALRLIRPGHAAANSDGSEVGHESSAEGVNQKVLDFFRKLLSPFLGEHRARRWWLTAGVLGLTLAAALLPVFQLVILKMLPFDDKSELQVVIDMPENTPVEQTLRLLSEMGQYLEGIDEVANWQAYAGTASPINFNGLVRQYYLRADPWQGDLQVNLIDDRDRQSHEIALELRPPLTEIGRRHGAVVKVVEVPPGPPVLSPLVAEVYGPDAASRAALAEELAQRMRGIDGLVDIDTTEVAETERWQLIVDRTRAARLGVAQSDVVAVLETALGQRNVSYLSDEFAKHAVPIRVLLDEGQRAQPASLLSLGVRNRDGELIRLADLASIESSDWPGVIYHKNLLPVTYVTADMAGDIDSPLYGMFAMAADLADDENAPEQYYINAPDWPAEPALKWDGEWQITYETFRDMGLAYAVGVFAIFFLLVAQFRAYIMPLIVMAPIALTLIGIMPGHAILGMEFTATSMIGMIALAGIIVRNSILLVVFIRQLLEEGQPLEEAVILAGAVRLKPIALTAISAMVGAAFILTDPIFNGLAISLIFGLAVSTVMTVLLIPLLYYVFIGESEVRRARAEA
- a CDS encoding efflux RND transporter periplasmic adaptor subunit, which translates into the protein MKRMGNRGTDLARRGLLLGLALWLVAPAQAQDWVAVERAPLVERLRLDGVIEAVQQATISAQTTGTIVELPFDVNDVVDEGELIARLEDSEQRSRLDQAEANRLEAESGVQDAEQQFERISNLRERGVATQAEFDQARNALNAARARLVRAEAAVDEAQEQLDYTRIVAPYNGIVTERHVELGEAVAPGTPLLSGFSLEALRVVVSIPQQYAQLARQTRQAEVSLNDGRVLETGDMTFFPYADPTTHSFVVRMSLAEPNGTLFPGMLVQVRVPVDEREALWIPTESLVRRGELRGAYVLDEQNRRRLRQLRIGVTENGRVEVLSGLSEGERVVVDSAPDAFDAEWMQ
- the ypfJ gene encoding KPN_02809 family neutral zinc metallopeptidase, which produces MKWQRARRSSNVEDRRGRRLAAGGGLGLGGIAIVVVISLVLGKNPMEMLGLVQQFTAGTASQTSSAPSQPIDDEASRFVASILGETEDVWTELFRQQGQRYEPARLVLFSDQVRSACGTASSAVGPFYCPGDRQVYIDLGFFEQMRTRLGGGGDFAEAYVIAHEVGHHIQTLIGVSQRVNDARRRGQNVEGDGGLLVRQELQADCFSGVWAHHAQQRHDWLEPGDIEEALNTAAAIGDDRLQRQSRGSVVPDSFTHGTSEQRVRWFRTGFDSGDFQRCDTFAATRL